A DNA window from Coffea arabica cultivar ET-39 chromosome 6c, Coffea Arabica ET-39 HiFi, whole genome shotgun sequence contains the following coding sequences:
- the LOC113693206 gene encoding ABC transporter G family member 16-like codes for MRNRNIQNQAYPLTLFFGNLSYNVKISHKLDWFSIFSCTNKSNLSSKETEMKVLLNDVSGEAHRGEILAVLGPSGSGKSTLIDALANRIFKGSLNGMITLSGEQLDSSLLRAISAYIMQDHLLFPMLTVEETLTFAAELRLLQILSKFEKKKRVHDLIDQLDHQTAAQTIIGDEEHWGVWWRTPAIYSGSPSNLPFFVENLGQPIPTDQNPSDAILDLICDLEYSRDGIDSMAQFNQIWQQQYMGGGKGSEVKQFIAKQSLNLKQAFSQSLDLKQAFSSIISQDKLVPGTTHKDDFKVFTCRFGATLITGIITASLFWQLDNSPRGYQERVTFFAFVTIAVYYICSDGLAITLQERNIMLRETTYNVYRLYSYWLSVSDALTWLPSLLLLSITYSVTTFWAPGLLPDTSCAYMIIVKTLGSLVLFCEVYVTPNEIPLYWIPFHYLSLKKYTYQALMHNEFDDPTRCIVIGIEVFNGTPFVGTELVGLKEQLLRGISHVLGKNIMSWTCTTTGPDLLKQRGMADIGK; via the exons ATGAGGAACCGCAATATCCAAAATCAGGCTTATCCTCTCACTCTCTTCTTTGGTAACCTCTCTTACAACGTCAAAATTAGCCACAAACTTGACTGGTTTAGTATCTTCTCCTGCACCAATAAGAGCAACCTTTCTTCTAAGGAGACAGAGATGAAAGTTCTGCTTAATGATGTCTCTGGTGAGGCACATAGAGGTGAAATTTTGGCTGTGCTAGGCCCCTCAGGGTCAGGGAAGTCGACCCTGATTGATGCATTGGCTAATAGGATATTCAAGGGAAGCTTGAATGGAATGATCACCCTGAGTGGTGAACAATTGGATTCCAGCTTACTCAGAGCGATCTCTGCCTATATTATGCAAGATCACCTCCTTTTTCCAATGCTAACTGTTGAAGAAACTTTGACGTTTGCTGCTGAATTGAGGCTCCTTCAAATTCTCTCCAAATtcgagaagaaaaaaagagttcATGATTTGATCGATCAATTAGACCATCAAACAGCAGCTCAAACCATCATCGGAGATGAAGAGCACTGGGGGGTTTGGTGGAGAACGCCGGCGA TCTATAGTGGATCTCCATCAAATTTGCCCTTCTTTGTGGAGAACCTTGGACAACCAATACCTACAGATCAAAACCCTTCTGATGCAATTTTGGATCTCATCTGTGATCTTGAATATTCTAGGGATGGGATTGACAGCATGGCCCAATTCAATCAGATATGGCAGCAGCAATACATGGGTGGAGGAAAAGGATCAGAAGTAAAACAATTTATTGCTAAACAAAGCCTAAATTTGAAGCAAGCTTTCAGTCAAAGTCTGGATTTGAAGCAAGCATTCAGTTCCATTATTTCTCAAGATAAATTGGTACCTGGGACAACCCATAAGGATGATTTTA AGGTTTTCACCTGTCGATTTGGAGCAACCCTCATCACGGGAATCATTACAGCATCGTTGTTCTGGCAACTTGATAATTCTCCCAGAGGATACCAAGAAAGGGTAACATTCTTCGCATTTGTCACAATTGCAGTCTATTACATTTGTAGTGATGGATTGGCAATTACACTTCAGGAGAGGAACATAATGCTAAGAGAAACAACTTACAATGTCTATAGACTATACTCCTATTGGCTTTCTGTCTCTGATGCACTAACCTGGCTTCCATCCTTGTTGCTCCTCTCAATCACATATTCCGTCACTACATTTTGGGCGCCTG GATTGCTTCCTGATACCAGCTGTGCTTACATGATTATTGTCAAAACTTTGGGTTCCTTAGTTCTCTTTTGCGAAGTATACGTAACCCCCAATGAAATCCCACTCTACTGGATTCCGTTCCACTACTTATCCCTCAAGAAATATACATAccaggcactaatgcataatgAATTCGATGATCCAACAAGATGTATTGTTATAGGAATTGAAGTTTTCAATGGAACTCCCTTTGTTGGTACAGAACTGGTTGGATTAAAAGAGCAGCTGTTGAGAGGCATAAGCCACGTTTTGGGCAAGAATATTATGAGCTGGACGTGCACGACGACTGGACCTGACCTATTGAAGCAGAGAGGGATGGCTGATATTGGAAAATAG